The Actinocorallia herbida DNA window GGCGAACATGCCGAACCTGCCGGGATGGTCGCGGACGACCGCCGCGCCGTCCTCGTTGACCTCGCGGGCCAGGGTCCGCGCCGCCGGGTCGTCGCCGAAGTGGACCCCCGGCGACGACATCGACAGCACCGAGACCGCGATGCCCGCGGCGTCCATCAGTTCCAGGTGCGCGGTCGCCGACCAGGTGGGCCACCCAGGGACGCCGTCGGGCCGCTCGTGTCCCGCCGCCCTCGCCCGCGCCACGTAGGCGTCGGTGACGAAATGGGCGTGTACATCGATGAATCCGGGTTCCACGGGAACCCTCCTCAGTCTCGCTCGGGTTCTTCCGGGGTGCGCAGCCCGCCGAGCACGAAGGCGCCCGCGCGTTCGCCGGCGACGATGCCGAGCAGGCCGGTGAGGCCGATCAGCGGCGGGGCGGGCGAGGTCACGTCGAGCGCCCAGTAGACACCGCCCATGATCGAGCCGAGGGCGAAGGCGAGCCCGGCGCGCCGCGCGAACGTGCTCATAGCGCCGCCGCCAGGGCCGCCTGCCCCGCGAGCATGCCGAGCAGGCCGAACAGCGCGACCGGTGGCGGCGCGGGCGAATCCACCCGGACCACCGCGTACAGCACGCCGACGAGCAGGCCCGCGGCCAGCGCCTGGAGGTACGGCATCAGGAACCCGTCCGCCATTCCTGCCCCGGAAGGAACCGGACGTCGTAGGCCCGGGGAACCGTCCCGAACTTGGCGGGCGCGGGCACGACGGGCGCGGGCGGGAGGCCGAGGGCGTCGGTCGGCGCCCCGAGGTTCTCGAAGAACCGCTCGAACGTTCCGCCCGGCCCCGCCGCGACACCGACGATCAGGCTGTGGTGCTGCTCGATCCGGTAGGCGTGCGGGCAGTTCTTCGGCACGAACCCGAAGTCCCCCGCGGACAGCAGCCTCTCGTACTGCTCGCCCTCGGTGTCCTCGACGAACAGGCGGACGGCCCCCTGCCCGATGTAGAAGACCTCGTAGGTGTCCGGGTGGGAGTGCGCCGGGATGATGTCGCCCCTCGGCCCCTCGCAGGTGAAGAAGTTGAAGGTGTTCTCGGTCTGCTCGCCGCCCGCGTAGATGGTGAACAGGTCGGTGAACAGGTGGGCTCGGTCACCTAGGCCCTTCTCCACGAAGTAGGGCTTGCCGGGCTCAGGGGGGATGAACGAGCGGCTGCGGTACCGGGTGGCGTACTCGATGGTCATGGGGTGGCTCCTCTCGGTTGTGTCAGGCTACCTGACATGGCTGGATCGGACTAGGCTGGGCCCGGAAGATCTTCCGAGGGGGCCGGCGATGGCGCAGAACCTTCCCCAGCTGCTCGGCGCCGCCCGGCAC harbors:
- a CDS encoding DUF1427 family protein translates to MSTFARRAGLAFALGSIMGGVYWALDVTSPAPPLIGLTGLLGIVAGERAGAFVLGGLRTPEEPERD
- a CDS encoding DUF1427 family protein, with protein sequence MADGFLMPYLQALAAGLLVGVLYAVVRVDSPAPPPVALFGLLGMLAGQAALAAAL
- a CDS encoding quercetin 2,3-dioxygenase, with the protein product MTIEYATRYRSRSFIPPEPGKPYFVEKGLGDRAHLFTDLFTIYAGGEQTENTFNFFTCEGPRGDIIPAHSHPDTYEVFYIGQGAVRLFVEDTEGEQYERLLSAGDFGFVPKNCPHAYRIEQHHSLIVGVAAGPGGTFERFFENLGAPTDALGLPPAPVVPAPAKFGTVPRAYDVRFLPGQEWRTGS